The following coding sequences lie in one Peribacillus frigoritolerans genomic window:
- a CDS encoding YlbE-like family protein, with protein MRQNIYEFIQTNEDMRNYLRVQPGWYRRLMRNPHEVDVFETEAKYYFEKSIPHRVSKFSESVQVASMMLHMFQAMNVSSE; from the coding sequence ATGCGTCAGAATATATATGAATTCATCCAAACAAACGAAGATATGCGAAATTACTTGAGGGTTCAGCCTGGATGGTACAGAAGGTTAATGCGTAATCCCCATGAAGTGGATGTGTTTGAAACCGAGGCGAAATATTATTTTGAAAAGTCGATTCCGCATCGGGTCTCTAAATTTTCGGAAAGCGTTCAGGTAGCCTCCATGATGCTTCATATGTTTCAAGCGATGAATGTTTCAAGTGAATGA
- a CDS encoding cytochrome (ubi)quinol oxidase subunit III has product MQTDERFTDATWPASPEKATLEGKNKYLGFWLFLGGETVLFASLFATYLALKDKVPNGDAALAKDLFELPLTFVATMLLLTSSLTSVYAMYHMKNNHFKQMQAWLVITVALGFAFLGLEIYEFNHYVHEFHHTFTSSAFGSAFYTLVGFHGGHVAFGLVWIISLMVRNARRGLNLYNAPKFYVASLYWHFIDVVWVFIFTVVYLMGMVG; this is encoded by the coding sequence ATGCAAACAGATGAAAGATTCACGGATGCCACTTGGCCTGCTTCTCCCGAGAAAGCGACTTTAGAAGGTAAAAATAAGTATTTGGGATTCTGGTTGTTTCTTGGTGGAGAGACGGTACTATTCGCCTCACTTTTTGCAACTTACCTTGCATTGAAGGATAAAGTTCCAAATGGTGATGCAGCCTTAGCTAAAGACTTGTTCGAATTACCGCTGACATTTGTAGCAACCATGCTGTTATTGACCAGTTCATTAACCAGTGTGTATGCGATGTACCATATGAAAAATAACCATTTTAAACAAATGCAAGCATGGCTTGTAATTACAGTTGCACTTGGTTTTGCTTTTCTAGGTCTTGAGATTTATGAATTTAATCACTATGTTCATGAATTCCATCATACCTTTACGAGCAGTGCATTCGGCTCCGCGTTTTATACGTTAGTCGGTTTTCATGGAGGACACGTTGCTTTCGGTCTGGTTTGGATCATATCTCTTATGGTTCGTAATGCAAGAAGGGGCTTGAATTTATATAACGCTCCTAAATTTTATGTTGCTAGTCTATATTGGCATTTCATTGACGTAGTCTGGGTGTTTATCTTTACTGTCGTATACTTAATGGGAATGGTGGGATAA
- the coxB gene encoding cytochrome c oxidase subunit II: protein MKKRLHKWRLIALLGIVGLVLSGCGEPFLSALKPAGDVAQSQYDLLILSTLIMVLVIIVVIILFVVVLLRFRRKEGDETIPKQIEGSHKLEIIWTVIPILLLIVLAVPTVVTTFDLADTKAMDKKDKDGKTKDALVVNVRANLYWWEFEYPDLGVVTSQDLVVPTDQKVYFNLTASDVKHSFWVPSVGGKMDTNTEGVNQFFLEFDSEKAEDSNNLFYGKCAELCGPSHALMDFKVVTKSKSDFEAWTKDMKAAKEPVVEGDLAKQGEDVFNQSCIGCHAVTPNDSRPEAARQAPNLATFGERQKVAGVLDHTEENVKKWIKDPEKYKPGNTMTGTYGELSDSDINALAAYLLELKVEDK from the coding sequence ATGAAAAAAAGGCTGCACAAATGGCGCCTAATTGCTCTGCTGGGTATTGTAGGACTTGTCCTTTCGGGCTGCGGCGAACCATTTCTATCCGCACTGAAGCCAGCTGGCGATGTTGCGCAATCTCAGTATGACTTACTGATATTGAGTACACTGATCATGGTACTGGTTATTATTGTTGTGATTATTTTGTTCGTTGTAGTTTTACTACGCTTCCGTCGGAAGGAAGGCGACGAAACAATACCGAAACAAATTGAAGGAAGTCATAAACTCGAAATTATCTGGACTGTTATTCCTATCCTTCTTTTAATTGTTCTGGCTGTTCCAACCGTCGTCACGACTTTCGACTTAGCCGACACAAAGGCAATGGATAAGAAAGATAAGGATGGAAAAACGAAGGATGCACTTGTCGTGAATGTCAGGGCGAACCTTTATTGGTGGGAGTTTGAATATCCGGACCTTGGCGTTGTAACAAGTCAGGATTTGGTTGTGCCAACCGATCAAAAAGTGTACTTCAATCTAACTGCTTCAGATGTTAAGCATTCATTCTGGGTACCGTCTGTCGGAGGAAAGATGGATACCAATACAGAAGGGGTCAATCAGTTTTTCTTAGAATTCGACAGTGAAAAGGCTGAAGATTCAAACAACTTGTTTTACGGAAAATGTGCTGAACTTTGCGGTCCTTCACATGCTTTGATGGATTTTAAGGTCGTAACGAAGTCCAAAAGCGATTTTGAAGCGTGGACCAAAGATATGAAAGCCGCGAAGGAACCTGTCGTTGAAGGTGATCTGGCCAAACAGGGTGAAGATGTCTTTAATCAAAGTTGTATAGGCTGCCATGCGGTGACACCAAATGACAGCAGGCCTGAAGCTGCTCGTCAGGCTCCGAATCTCGCTACATTCGGTGAGCGTCAAAAAGTGGCTGGCGTATTGGATCATACTGAAGAGAATGTAAAAAAATGGATCAAAGATCCTGAGAAGTATAAACCGGGCAACACGATGACCGGTACTTACGGCGAACTTTCGGATTCAGATATTAATGCACTGGCAGCCTATCTATTAGAGCTTAAGGTGGAAGACAAATAG
- a CDS encoding DUF420 domain-containing protein, which translates to MSLPILPTISTAFIVLSAITVAIGWYQIKQRKIETHKKTMMAAAVFAVIFFTIYLSRTVFIGSTSFGGPDDIKIYYTIFLIFHITLATTGAVLGIIMLTTGFKGKFAIHKKIGPATSIIWFFTGITGVAVYILLYVIYHGGETTSLIKAILGF; encoded by the coding sequence ATGTCTTTACCAATCCTTCCAACGATAAGTACAGCTTTCATTGTATTAAGTGCCATCACTGTTGCAATAGGCTGGTATCAAATTAAACAACGCAAAATCGAGACCCATAAGAAAACCATGATGGCAGCTGCGGTTTTTGCGGTAATCTTTTTCACCATATATCTTTCCCGGACGGTCTTCATTGGCAGTACGTCATTTGGCGGACCCGATGACATTAAGATTTATTATACGATTTTTTTGATCTTCCATATAACGCTTGCGACAACTGGAGCAGTTTTGGGGATCATCATGCTTACCACTGGTTTTAAAGGTAAATTCGCCATTCATAAAAAAATCGGACCTGCTACCAGCATCATTTGGTTTTTCACTGGGATTACAGGAGTAGCTGTTTACATCTTGCTTTATGTCATTTATCATGGCGGCGAAACAACATCTTTAATAAAGGCGATCCTAGGATTTTAA
- the ctaD gene encoding cytochrome c oxidase subunit I yields the protein MSTYANKKGFGATLWDYLTTVDHKKIAILYLISGGLFFVIGGLEAMFIRIQLAIPNNDFVSAGFYNEILTMHGTTMIFLAAMPLVFAVMNAVVPLQIGARDVAFPFLNSLGFWLFFFGGVFLNLSWFLGGAPDAGWTSYASLSLHSEGHGIDFYVLGLQISGLGTLIAGINFLVTIINMRTPGMTYMRMPLFTWSTFVVSALILFAFPPLTVGLVLMMFDRMFGSNFFDVAAGGNTIIWEHLFWIFGHPEVYILILPAFGIFSEIFATFSRKRLFGYSSMVFATVLIGFLGFMVWAHHMFTTGLGPIANAIFAVATMAIAVPTGIKIFNWIFTMWGGSVKFTVPMLYAVAFIPTFTMGGVTGIMLASAPADYQYHDSYFVVAHFHYVIVGGVVLGLLAGINFYWPKMFGTMLSEKLGQITFWTFLIGFHLTFFIQHFLGLMGMPRRVFTFLDDQGLNTGNMISTVGAFLMAFGVLVMVINIIITSVKNEKVGNDPWGDGRTLEWAIPSPPPFYNFKQLPLVRGLDPYWVEKMEGKKEMTPAEPLGDIHMPNSSILPLTIALGLFVAAFGALYNMDDKTWTLPIMIVGLLITFASMFIRSVKDDHGYHIHKEELMDDKDKGGKA from the coding sequence GTGAGTACGTACGCTAATAAAAAAGGATTTGGCGCTACGCTTTGGGATTATCTGACGACGGTGGACCATAAGAAAATCGCCATTTTATATCTTATCTCTGGCGGATTATTCTTTGTAATCGGCGGTTTGGAAGCGATGTTTATCCGTATCCAGCTTGCAATCCCAAATAATGACTTCGTAAGTGCCGGATTTTATAATGAAATATTGACCATGCACGGTACAACTATGATATTTCTGGCAGCCATGCCATTGGTGTTTGCTGTAATGAATGCGGTTGTACCCTTACAGATAGGGGCACGTGATGTCGCGTTCCCATTTTTGAACTCGTTAGGTTTTTGGTTGTTTTTCTTTGGAGGAGTCTTTCTGAATCTTTCATGGTTTTTAGGGGGGGCTCCTGATGCAGGCTGGACATCATATGCATCACTTTCCCTGCATTCCGAAGGCCACGGTATTGATTTTTACGTCCTGGGATTACAGATATCAGGATTGGGAACATTAATTGCGGGGATCAATTTCCTTGTAACCATTATTAATATGCGTACGCCTGGTATGACATATATGCGTATGCCGCTGTTCACATGGTCAACTTTCGTTGTTTCCGCATTGATATTATTCGCTTTTCCTCCGCTTACCGTAGGATTGGTGTTAATGATGTTCGACAGGATGTTCGGCTCGAATTTCTTTGATGTAGCAGCGGGCGGGAATACGATCATTTGGGAGCATTTATTCTGGATATTCGGTCACCCGGAAGTATATATCCTGATTCTTCCAGCTTTCGGTATTTTTTCCGAAATTTTCGCTACATTCTCCAGAAAAAGATTATTTGGTTATTCATCAATGGTATTTGCAACCGTTTTAATCGGTTTCTTAGGTTTCATGGTTTGGGCGCATCACATGTTTACGACTGGTTTAGGACCTATCGCGAATGCGATTTTTGCCGTTGCTACCATGGCTATTGCAGTGCCGACGGGTATTAAGATATTCAACTGGATTTTTACGATGTGGGGCGGAAGCGTCAAGTTCACGGTACCGATGCTTTATGCAGTTGCCTTTATCCCTACATTTACCATGGGCGGCGTGACAGGTATCATGCTCGCATCAGCACCAGCTGATTATCAATACCATGATAGTTATTTCGTTGTTGCCCATTTCCACTATGTAATCGTTGGCGGGGTTGTATTGGGCTTACTGGCTGGAATCAATTTTTATTGGCCAAAAATGTTTGGAACGATGTTAAGTGAAAAATTGGGACAAATCACATTTTGGACGTTCTTGATCGGTTTCCATTTAACATTCTTCATTCAACATTTCTTAGGTTTGATGGGGATGCCTCGTCGCGTATTTACATTCTTGGACGATCAAGGTCTCAATACAGGTAATATGATTAGTACAGTTGGAGCCTTCTTAATGGCATTTGGGGTCTTGGTTATGGTCATCAATATAATCATTACATCTGTGAAGAATGAGAAAGTCGGCAATGATCCATGGGGAGACGGCCGTACGCTGGAATGGGCCATCCCATCACCACCGCCCTTTTATAATTTCAAACAACTTCCGCTTGTCCGCGGATTAGATCCTTACTGGGTTGAAAAAATGGAAGGGAAAAAGGAAATGACTCCTGCAGAACCACTGGGGGATATCCATATGCCGAATTCATCCATACTTCCTTTAACGATTGCCTTGGGTTTATTTGTTGCCGCATTCGGAGCTTTATATAATATGGATGATAAGACATGGACCCTGCCTATAATGATTGTTGGACTTTTGATCACATTCGCTTCAATGTTTATCCGTTCCGTAAAAGACGATCATGGATACCACATTCATAAAGAAGAACTTATGGACGATAAAGACAAGGGAGGTAAGGCATAA
- a CDS encoding CAP domain-containing protein encodes MLIVIFFVIGIYLNIGDEDEGNPLIDGNKGVNPNGHINDKSPSSEKEGVTEVTEGLAVTIGKNAKEIEKEYGKPDRIDMSAYGYEWWVYKKSYNNYFQLAVENEKVVSAYGIGDEVNVAPFKIGQSIDAIYSSLYVEPTVDIEVGDSSYRFELSEEDMNMRPLIDLGNINVQLYLDKFTGTVSSIRFLNDSTLLKQQPYELTYHGEFVTVKDLSEEDMAKVEDGNEQQIFDITNIMRSRFDLEPLEWDAPTARVAYLHSREMTDAPEGTQVSETNGDLEKRLDSGHVKYRAAGENIAAKYVDAAAVMEGWLNSKGHRDAMLNEEFTGLGVGVYKKYYTQNFIKR; translated from the coding sequence GTGTTAATCGTTATTTTTTTCGTAATCGGTATTTATCTCAATATCGGCGATGAAGATGAAGGGAACCCTCTTATTGATGGTAACAAAGGTGTTAACCCCAATGGACATATAAATGATAAAAGCCCTTCCTCTGAAAAGGAAGGGGTTACTGAAGTGACAGAAGGTCTGGCAGTAACAATCGGGAAAAATGCAAAAGAGATAGAAAAGGAATACGGTAAGCCAGATCGAATTGATATGTCCGCCTATGGATATGAATGGTGGGTTTATAAAAAGAGTTATAATAATTATTTTCAATTAGCCGTTGAAAATGAAAAAGTGGTATCTGCTTATGGAATCGGTGATGAGGTGAATGTCGCTCCTTTTAAAATTGGACAATCGATTGATGCCATCTATTCCAGCTTATATGTGGAACCAACTGTTGATATTGAAGTTGGTGACAGTTCCTATCGTTTTGAATTGTCGGAGGAAGATATGAACATGAGACCGTTGATTGATTTAGGGAATATTAATGTTCAGCTTTATTTGGATAAATTCACAGGGACTGTTTCAAGCATCCGATTTTTGAATGATTCGACCCTATTGAAACAACAGCCGTATGAGTTAACCTATCATGGTGAGTTTGTGACAGTTAAGGATCTTTCAGAGGAAGACATGGCGAAAGTGGAAGATGGCAATGAGCAGCAAATATTCGATATTACGAATATAATGCGCAGCCGGTTTGATTTGGAGCCTTTAGAATGGGATGCTCCAACAGCAAGGGTTGCCTATCTTCATAGCCGGGAAATGACGGACGCACCTGAAGGAACCCAGGTTTCCGAAACAAATGGGGATTTGGAAAAGCGTCTCGATTCAGGTCATGTAAAATACAGGGCAGCAGGTGAAAATATAGCGGCTAAATATGTGGATGCAGCTGCAGTCATGGAAGGCTGGCTAAATAGCAAAGGTCATCGGGATGCGATGCTGAACGAGGAATTTACAGGTCTGGGCGTCGGGGTATATAAAAAGTATTACACTCAGAATTTCATAAAGAGATAA
- a CDS encoding YlbD family protein, whose product MAKRKRPSVDRFREFVKEHPHLVNEVRSKQATWQELFEEWYLLGDDHPRWQADGSVGESKMNAESPSPPVEKGDQSTELIGSLMSAVKNMDMGQIQQYITNANQAIGAIQGVLSAFQGNKSGDTSPPPKEKEQRANPFLFTKD is encoded by the coding sequence ATGGCAAAAAGAAAACGGCCCTCCGTGGATCGATTTCGTGAGTTTGTAAAGGAGCATCCTCATTTAGTGAATGAAGTGAGAAGCAAACAAGCAACATGGCAGGAACTTTTTGAAGAGTGGTATTTACTCGGAGATGATCATCCACGCTGGCAGGCTGACGGCAGTGTGGGTGAGTCCAAAATGAATGCAGAATCCCCATCACCGCCGGTGGAAAAGGGAGACCAAAGCACTGAGTTGATCGGTTCGTTAATGAGTGCAGTTAAAAATATGGATATGGGGCAGATTCAACAATATATTACGAATGCCAATCAGGCTATCGGTGCAATCCAAGGAGTGTTATCTGCTTTCCAAGGGAATAAATCAGGTGATACAAGTCCTCCCCCAAAAGAAAAAGAGCAGAGAGCTAACCCTTTTTTATTCACAAAAGATTAA
- a CDS encoding YlbF family regulator — MLATMEIIDILQQADGLAEMILHSEIGEEYLLSLYKLQSDKEAQRKISKFTSLKDLFEDVQRFGKYHPDYKRINLETRQAKRDMDMHPAVAEFKRAETELQSVLDEISGRIGRAVSEQVKTPAGNPFFVSSGGCSTGSCGTGGSCGCSA, encoded by the coding sequence ATGCTTGCTACTATGGAAATCATCGACATTTTACAACAGGCTGATGGATTAGCTGAAATGATCCTTCATTCTGAAATAGGGGAAGAATACCTCCTTAGTTTATATAAATTACAAAGCGACAAAGAGGCCCAGCGGAAAATTTCCAAGTTTACTTCGCTAAAGGATCTATTTGAAGATGTTCAAAGGTTCGGTAAATATCATCCGGATTATAAACGCATCAATTTAGAAACCAGGCAAGCAAAACGAGACATGGATATGCACCCTGCCGTTGCTGAGTTTAAGCGGGCTGAGACCGAATTGCAATCCGTTCTTGATGAAATAAGCGGAAGGATTGGCCGAGCGGTTTCTGAACAAGTCAAAACTCCAGCGGGGAATCCATTTTTTGTTTCATCCGGTGGATGTTCAACGGGAAGCTGCGGAACCGGCGGAAGCTGCGGCTGCTCTGCTTAA
- a CDS encoding YugN family protein translates to MKFERFGIENITADLNRLDDLMPQYGLIRAEQWDYERVSYDRKFELKEGTFYLRILGYATEGDVGSHRAVIKLMVPLLGKHYYPHGLEYGEGEDFPASLVKQSEKILTQIKEELTQFNGL, encoded by the coding sequence GTGAAATTTGAACGCTTTGGAATCGAAAACATCACAGCCGACTTAAACCGATTAGATGACCTAATGCCGCAATATGGTTTAATACGTGCAGAACAATGGGATTACGAAAGAGTCAGTTACGATCGTAAGTTCGAATTAAAAGAAGGCACGTTTTACCTGAGAATACTTGGCTATGCTACAGAGGGCGATGTAGGCTCTCACAGGGCCGTCATTAAGCTTATGGTCCCTCTATTAGGAAAACACTATTATCCACACGGACTTGAATATGGTGAAGGAGAGGATTTCCCTGCATCACTAGTTAAACAAAGTGAAAAAATCCTCACTCAAATCAAAGAAGAACTTACACAATTCAACGGCCTGTAA
- the ctaG gene encoding cytochrome c oxidase assembly factor CtaG, whose protein sequence is MSIDIFGFRALWSPYYFAVLVLITVGYFWLVTKKREKFSGSSALTVKQATYFLIAMFLLYAVKGSPLDLLSHIMFSAHMFQMALLYLVIPPLFIIAIPDWLMRTFINSRGVKPLFQFFTRPLIALLVFNVLFSLYHIPLVFDFIKTGMWFHAGYTVLLFTTAVLMWFPLVNQLPERESLSGVKKVAYIFGSGILMTPACALIIFANDPMYDTFTNAESWASAMELCVPASALSGLTLSGPEMFNGLPLLEDQQLGGVLMKVIQEIVLGYVLGVIFFAWFKKENGGQNDIDPIPSDFQTVE, encoded by the coding sequence TTGTCTATTGATATTTTCGGATTTCGCGCTTTGTGGAGTCCTTATTATTTTGCCGTCCTCGTACTTATAACCGTTGGCTATTTTTGGCTGGTGACAAAAAAAAGGGAGAAGTTTTCGGGCAGTTCAGCGCTAACAGTAAAACAGGCAACTTATTTTTTGATAGCCATGTTCCTTCTATATGCAGTAAAAGGATCACCGCTGGATTTATTGAGCCATATCATGTTCAGTGCCCACATGTTTCAAATGGCACTGCTCTATCTCGTGATTCCGCCTTTATTTATCATAGCGATTCCGGATTGGCTTATGAGAACTTTCATAAACTCAAGGGGAGTGAAGCCGTTATTTCAATTTTTCACGAGACCTCTTATCGCCCTTTTAGTATTTAATGTTCTTTTCTCGTTGTACCATATCCCGTTAGTGTTCGACTTTATCAAAACGGGGATGTGGTTTCATGCCGGATACACGGTCCTTTTATTTACTACCGCTGTTTTGATGTGGTTCCCGCTTGTTAATCAACTTCCGGAACGTGAAAGTCTGTCAGGTGTGAAAAAAGTAGCTTATATTTTCGGCAGTGGCATTTTAATGACCCCTGCTTGCGCTTTGATCATTTTTGCTAATGATCCGATGTATGATACATTCACCAATGCAGAATCTTGGGCCAGTGCCATGGAACTTTGCGTCCCGGCTTCAGCGCTGTCCGGCTTAACGCTCAGTGGCCCGGAAATGTTCAATGGACTGCCATTGCTTGAGGATCAACAGCTTGGCGGGGTTCTGATGAAGGTAATCCAAGAAATCGTTTTAGGCTATGTATTAGGTGTCATTTTCTTTGCTTGGTTCAAAAAGGAGAATGGCGGCCAAAATGATATCGATCCGATACCTTCGGATTTTCAGACTGTAGAATAA
- the ctaF gene encoding cytochrome c oxidase subunit IVB: protein MANEQSNSANPNVDLKYRRKKHAEEMKHQVISFTLMIFFTLLAFAAVGIEGFSHWFIKPVILLLAVVQVIFQLYYFMHMKHKGHGTIALFLFSGLAVGLITVLVFTTIVWL from the coding sequence ATGGCGAATGAACAATCAAATTCAGCGAACCCGAATGTCGATTTAAAATATCGCCGTAAGAAACATGCTGAAGAGATGAAACACCAAGTGATATCATTTACACTTATGATTTTCTTTACATTACTTGCTTTTGCAGCTGTAGGGATCGAGGGGTTTTCACATTGGTTCATTAAACCAGTCATTTTGCTGCTGGCAGTTGTACAAGTGATTTTCCAATTGTATTATTTCATGCATATGAAGCATAAAGGGCATGGCACCATTGCATTGTTCTTATTTTCCGGCCTTGCAGTCGGCTTGATAACTGTCCTTGTGTTCACAACGATTGTTTGGTTATAA